In Paramisgurnus dabryanus chromosome 7, PD_genome_1.1, whole genome shotgun sequence, the following are encoded in one genomic region:
- the LOC135770070 gene encoding membrane cofactor protein isoform X2, whose amino-acid sequence MTNAKTWLLLLLYGLVSMVKGLADCPSPGLNTTYLLSEQSLLQNSFPDHSKAVLQCANGYIYEAGSTSILCTDGKWSEVELKCKKKDCGEPKASPHMTYKTPDGTLFGAYAKPTCEKGYRLQGSSYRQCLVHGWTGRPKCLLITCEQLAEIEHGKILTQLDQILLDQVIEFSCDAGYVLVGEKSITCDEYGEYSSPPPTCKAINCTVPEVMSGIQIEGSPPYPYKSQATFKCLSGYSMNGSHTVVCEEKGWSAFPVCVKDINVHTTASITSIPTNTTILSGSQEEKRIAYPSSVIIIVVCFVLAVIILICGIIYVFCQNKHKGSYNTGEERRTKGELLLSQSKLKNFQL is encoded by the exons ATGACAAACGCGAAGACTTGGCTGTTGCTTCTGTTATATGGGCTCGTCTCCATGGTGAAAG GTTTAGCGGATTGTCCATCGCCTGGTCTGAACACCACCTATCTCTTGTCTGAGCAGTCCTTACTGCAGAACAGCTTCCCAGATCATTCCAAAGCTGTCCTGCAATGTGCCAATGGATACATTTATGAGGCAGGGTCGACTTCAATCCTCTGCACGGATGGGAAATGGAGTGAAGTGGAATTGAAATGCAAAA AAAAAGACTGTGGGGAACCCAAGGCTTCACCTCATATGACTTACAAGACTCCGGATGGAACGTTGTTTGGCGCATATGCAAAACCCACATGTGAGAAGGG atATCGCCTACAAGGATCAAGCTACAGGCAGTGTCTTGTACACGGCTGGACCGGAAGGCCAAAATGTTTAC TGATCACTTGCGAGCAGCTTGCTGAAATTGAACATGGAAAGATACTCACACAACTGGATCAGATTTTATTGGACCAAGTCATTGAATTTTCATGTGATGCTGGCTATGTCCTTGTTGGAGAAAAAAGCATTACATGTGATGAATATGGGGAATACAGTTCACCACCACCAACATGTAAAG CTATTAATTGTACAGTTCCAGAAGTTATGTCTGGTATCCAGATTGAAGGAAGCCCCCCTTACCCCTATAAAAGCCAAGCCACATTTAAATGCTTGTCGGGTTACAGCATGAACGGTTCACACACTGTGGTGTGTGAAGAGAAAGGCTGGTCTGCTTTTCCGGTCTGCGTTAAAG ACATCAATGTACACACAACAGCAAGCATTACTAGCATACCCACAAACACAACAATTTTGTCTG GAAGTCAAGAGGAAAAGCGTATTGCTTATCCAA GTAGTGTCATTATCATTGTGGTTTGCTTCGTGTTAGCTGTCATTATTTTAA tatgtggtattatatatgtattctgtcaaaacaaacataaagg TTCATACAATACCGGTGAAGAACGCAGGACAAAAGGAGAATTATTACTTAGTCAAAGTAAACTCAAG AATTTTCAACTATAG
- the LOC135770070 gene encoding membrane cofactor protein isoform X1: protein MTNAKTWLLLLLYGLVSMVKGLADCPSPGLNTTYLLSEQSLLQNSFPDHSKAVLQCANGYIYEAGSTSILCTDGKWSEVELKCKKKDCGEPKASPHMTYKTPDGTLFGAYAKPTCEKGYRLQGSSYRQCLVHGWTGRPKCLLITCEQLAEIEHGKILTQLDQILLDQVIEFSCDAGYVLVGEKSITCDEYGEYSSPPPTCKGMKTINCTVPEVMSGIQIEGSPPYPYKSQATFKCLSGYSMNGSHTVVCEEKGWSAFPVCVKDINVHTTASITSIPTNTTILSGSQEEKRIAYPSSVIIIVVCFVLAVIILICGIIYVFCQNKHKGSYNTGEERRTKGELLLSQSKLKNFQL from the exons ATGACAAACGCGAAGACTTGGCTGTTGCTTCTGTTATATGGGCTCGTCTCCATGGTGAAAG GTTTAGCGGATTGTCCATCGCCTGGTCTGAACACCACCTATCTCTTGTCTGAGCAGTCCTTACTGCAGAACAGCTTCCCAGATCATTCCAAAGCTGTCCTGCAATGTGCCAATGGATACATTTATGAGGCAGGGTCGACTTCAATCCTCTGCACGGATGGGAAATGGAGTGAAGTGGAATTGAAATGCAAAA AAAAAGACTGTGGGGAACCCAAGGCTTCACCTCATATGACTTACAAGACTCCGGATGGAACGTTGTTTGGCGCATATGCAAAACCCACATGTGAGAAGGG atATCGCCTACAAGGATCAAGCTACAGGCAGTGTCTTGTACACGGCTGGACCGGAAGGCCAAAATGTTTAC TGATCACTTGCGAGCAGCTTGCTGAAATTGAACATGGAAAGATACTCACACAACTGGATCAGATTTTATTGGACCAAGTCATTGAATTTTCATGTGATGCTGGCTATGTCCTTGTTGGAGAAAAAAGCATTACATGTGATGAATATGGGGAATACAGTTCACCACCACCAACATGTAAAGGTATGAAAA CTATTAATTGTACAGTTCCAGAAGTTATGTCTGGTATCCAGATTGAAGGAAGCCCCCCTTACCCCTATAAAAGCCAAGCCACATTTAAATGCTTGTCGGGTTACAGCATGAACGGTTCACACACTGTGGTGTGTGAAGAGAAAGGCTGGTCTGCTTTTCCGGTCTGCGTTAAAG ACATCAATGTACACACAACAGCAAGCATTACTAGCATACCCACAAACACAACAATTTTGTCTG GAAGTCAAGAGGAAAAGCGTATTGCTTATCCAA GTAGTGTCATTATCATTGTGGTTTGCTTCGTGTTAGCTGTCATTATTTTAA tatgtggtattatatatgtattctgtcaaaacaaacataaagg TTCATACAATACCGGTGAAGAACGCAGGACAAAAGGAGAATTATTACTTAGTCAAAGTAAACTCAAG AATTTTCAACTATAG